A genomic stretch from Chloroflexi bacterium ADurb.Bin180 includes:
- a CDS encoding LVIVD repeat protein, translated as MGFYDTPGSALAVALAGHHAYVADGGGGLRIIDIANPAAPTAVGFYDTPGWAYGVALAGHYAYVADYDGGLRIIDIGNPAAPTEVGFYDTPGWALGVALAGHYAYVADGDGGLVILRLLRDKVTAILPLQGGDLSSTAGDAQFLFPPGSFTSTVSLTYRQLWVDENTSPLTGIGRTFDLSAVYRDTGQVAALAPGHTFTATLHYTDAERGGAIESTLALYSWDGSAWVKEPTSVLDAGTNTITAAPNHLGLFAVLGNTLRLTLPVVVKRN; from the coding sequence GTGGGTTTCTACGACACGCCGGGCTCTGCGCTGGCCGTCGCCCTGGCCGGACACCATGCCTACGTCGCGGATGGGGGTGGCGGCCTGCGCATCATCGACATCGCCAACCCCGCCGCTCCCACCGCGGTCGGTTTCTACGACACGCCGGGCTGGGCATACGGCGTCGCCCTGGCCGGACACTATGCCTACGTTGCGGATTACGACGGGGGCCTGCGCATTATCGACATTGGTAACCCCGCCGCTCCCACCGAGGTCGGTTTCTACGACACGCCGGGCTGGGCGCTGGGCGTTGCCCTGGCCGGACACTATGCCTACGTCGCGGATGGGGACGGCGGTCTGGTCATCCTGCGCCTGCTGCGCGACAAGGTCACTGCGATCCTCCCGTTGCAGGGCGGCGACCTGAGCTCCACGGCAGGGGACGCACAATTCTTGTTCCCCCCCGGTTCGTTCACTTCCACCGTCAGCCTGACCTACCGCCAGCTCTGGGTCGATGAGAATACGAGCCCGCTTACCGGCATCGGCCGCACCTTTGACCTGAGCGCGGTCTACCGGGACACGGGCCAGGTCGCGGCGCTCGCGCCGGGGCACACCTTCACCGCGACCCTGCACTACACGGACGCCGAGCGCGGCGGGGCCATCGAGAGCACGCTGGCTCTGTATAGCTGGGATGGCAGTGCCTGGGTCAAGGAACCGACCAGTGTGCTCGATGCGGGGACCAACACCATCACCGCGGCCCCGAACCATCTGGGCCTCTTTGCGGTGCTGGGGAACACGCTCCGCCTGACATTGCCGGTGGTGGTAAAGAGGAACTGA